The genomic DNA GCTTAATAGCGAAGGATACCAAGTGCTGCTGGAACTACTAACGGCTGCGCGTATTGCCGGTGGCGATTTGAGCATAATTAATTGCGAACATGTAAAAACCGAAAGTGAATTCCATCGCGATTTCAACTTGTATTTTTATACTGAGGCAACTAGTTAACTAACCAAATAATTGTAAACATATATAATTACCGTTACAAGATATAAGAAACCAATAATGAAAGTAGATGTATTGTTGGGCCTTCAATGGGGCGATGAAGGAAAAGGAAAAATAGTAGATGTATTAGCCCCTGGATATAAAATGATTGCACGTTTTCAGGGCGGCCCCAATGCCGGCCATACACTTGAGTTTGATGGCATCAAGCATGTGTTGCACATAATCCCTTCGGGAATATTTCAGCCCGGGTTAATTAATGTGATAGGCAATGGTGTGGTTATAGACCCTGTTATCTTGATTAAAGAAATACAGGCCCTGCAGGCCATGGGTGTAAACATAGAAGCGAACTTGCGCATATCCAGTAAAGCACACTTAATACTGCCAACCCATCGATTGCTTGATAAAGCATCGGAGAAAGCAAAGGGTAGTAACAAAATTGGAAGCACGTTAAAAGGTATAGGCCCAGCGTATATGGACAAAACCGGTCGCAATGGATTACGAATAGGGGATTACACCCAGCCGGGATTTGCAGACCGATATGCTGCACTTGTTGCTAAACACTGCGCTCTGCTTGATGCCTATGAGTATGATTACAAGGAAGAACTGATGCAAGCCGAGCCCTTATTTCATGATAGCCTGGCCAAGTTGCAAAACATACCGGTAATAGATGCTACCTACTTTATCAATAATGCACTTGCACAGCAACAAAATATTTTGGCCGAGGGAGCACAAGGTTCATTACTCGATATTGATTTCGGGTCTTATCCATTTGTTACTTCCAGCAATACCGTAACTGCCGGTGCTTGCACAGGCCTTGGTGTAGCACCTTCGCGCATAGGTAAAGTAATTGGTATTTTCAAAGCATATTGCACGCGTGTAGGTTCTGGGCCATTTCCAACAGAGTTGGAAGATGAAACAGGTGAGCGTATGCGCAAGCAAGGCAATGAATTTGGCAGCACCACCGGCCGCCCACGCAGATGCGGTTGGCTCGACTTGCCTGCACTGAAATATGCCTGCATGATTAATGGTGTAACTGAGCTGGTAATGACTAAGTGCGATGTACTTAGTGGCTTTGATAAAATAATGGTTTGTCATTCATATCAGGTGAATGGAAACGAAACCGACCAAATACCATTTGACTAAACTACAGTAACCATAACACCAAACTATAAGGCGTACAAAGGATGGATGAATGAACTAACTGCAGTACGAAACAAGATGGATATGCCCGCAGAGTTGATAGAGTATATTAAAATGATTGAAGGCTATTTGTCTATACCGGTTAGCATAGTGAGCGTAGGACCTGATAGAACACAGATTATTAATATGTAGTTTCCTTTATTTGAAAGAGGTGAATCATTTACTTTACGCCTGATTGAATCGTATTTGCTGCGATCTGTTTTATAAGCCAAGGAATTTAATGCTTATCCAGAATTGTAGAACTCTTAATAATACCGACCAAGAAATTTCTTTCAAATTAAATTTACTTTTTAGCATTATTAAAACTCACCTTTTGGATTGGCTTCGATTTGTCATAGTTTAATTCCACTGTGTTTTCATTTTCTTCAATCCTTACAGTGTTTTTTTGGTCATCAAAAATTTCAGTCAAAATTTGATTTGATATGGTTGCATTTTTTAATGAAGATGTTTTTGTAGCCACCAACTTTATTGAGATTATATTTTCTACCGGTGTGAACTCCTGTAGAGATATGGGAATAATTTGATTCTTTATTTTAATACTGAATTTTTGAGAAAAATAGTTCTGCATATATTCATTCAATTTAGGATCTCCAAGTTCTATTTGTTTATTATTTAATCTTTCAATAGCCATTTCAAGATCATCTAAATAAATATTGGCGATAATTGAAATTGTATTAGTTTTCAAATCCGACTTCATCAAAACCATACTCCTGTGTATGGCATGCGGTGGTTTATGCGATTGCAAACTAATTGAAGCTGAAATAAGAATTAACAGAACAACTTTGTTTGATAAATATTTAAGGCATGACATCATTACTTAATAATTAGTTTTAGAGGTTGCTTAAATGAGTCGCTACTTAGATTTATTAAATAAATTCCTGAGGTTAAATCTGAGAAATCAAGAGAAATATTTTGGTCAGGATTTTCAATGTAAATAGATTTAACCACCATGCCTAAAGCATTCAACACATCTATTTTTAATGGGTTGATAAATTTATTTTGTGTGTACAAACTAATAAATCCACTTGTTGGATTTGGATAAATGCAAAACTCCCCATCCCACGTATCTTGTTCATTTGATGGGTAATTTTCTATTGTTTTTTCATTTTCATATTGCGATGGATTTTTGGCTGTTTTATTTTTGGTTTCTGTTCCCTCTGTAAAAACAACCGGGTTGCTAAATAAGTATGGTTTACCATTTGCATCTGTAACTTCAACTCTTACAAAACAGGGCTGTGTGAAATCTAAAAAAGGAGGATTGTTTATATTAAATAACGTTCTGTTATGTAAATAGGTAACTTGAATATTATCATTCAATAATCCTTGTGTTAAACGAAATTTTGAATTGAGCAATATTGAATCCATCACAATAGAAACTTTTCCTGAATCATTAACTGCCGGTATTCTTTTGCCCATCTCAAAGCTATCCACATAAAACATAAACCTGCCTTTAAATCGCATCAAATCTCCAAAATACATTTTACCGGATTTTATTCCCTCTATCAAACTAAGTGCCGATGAATCAGTAGCCCAAACCCATGAGCTATATCGATTTCTTTCTATGTACCAGTTTCCTCCATGATTATCATTAACTCCATCACCGTACAAGTAAAGCCTGTTGGCGGTAAGAATATCCCATAGTTTAAGATGGTGGTTTAAATCGGCACCACCTCTGTCAACGTAGCCAACTTCTAACAAAGTAGCATCATGGGCACTGTTATTTATCAAATGTAGAGCAAGGGTGTCTGTTTCATAATCCTGAAGCGAATCGCTATTAAGGGTGCCATTAAATCCGAAAGGATGATTGTAGGATGTAATACCTCCCGATTGATGAATGAGAGAAGAGAAAGTGTCAAGATTATTTCCTGCTCCATTATAATATAGCATTTGTCGGTTAGTTGATGAATCAGGTAAGTAGCCATTTAAGTGAGTTCCTTCATTAGTGGCTACTTCTATTCCTATGTATTCAGTTACATTGCTTTGAGCAGTATAGTAATCAGCAAAACTTTTGTATTGAAGGTATTGACTGTATTCAGAAGTATCTTCTGAGTAAAACGTAATATTCGAAAACTTTGCATTCACCAATTTGTTTTTTCTGCTCTGTACTTTAAAACTCCAATCAGTAACGTTGTTATCCAAGCCATCTTTTAAGAATGAAGCATCTAATTGAAGGTCAAGATTTACATGGTTGTTAATTTTATTTGCAACCGGAATATTTACTATAATGTTGGAACTATCGATAAGCGTTCGTGAAAACGGAAAAGTGTTTATTATGAAATTATAGGTAATAGATTGTTTTATTTGTTGTCCATTGTAATGATGGGTGCTTAAATAAATAATTAGTTGAACTTGTGAATTGAAAAGGTGTGTAAGGCCAGTCGGTTTTAAATCAAGACTCACAATAGGTCTACTTGGCAGCGGCCTTACAAAGTCACGATTGCCTTTAAGTAGCCCACTTTCAACACGAGGTGAAATTTTAAAATACTGATAATCGTTGGTTATTGAGTTTGATTTCAATTGCAACGTAAAGGACGAGTCGGTCAGAAATAATTTAGTTTGGCCTCCGTTTTTATATCCTTGCCAGTAGGTCGGAACGTTTTTATTTCCTATAACATTATTAATACGTAAGGTAGTAGAATCATAAACGCCATTTTTAAAACTAAATTTGGAAGTTTTAAGCTGTAGATAAGCCTCACGATGATCCGTCCACCACAGAATTTGTGTATCTGATGTGTCGGCCCAAAAAGTCTGATGTTGCATACTTGCTGCTTCTAGGCGTTCGTTGTGATTACTTAACCCATGAACATGTAATTGCATAGAATAGGAATTTAAATTTGCAGGAAATGCAGATTGAGCAATTAGTTCATGTACGAACAAAGTATTCAGAACTAAAGACAATGTAAAAACAAACCACAATAAAGTTGGCTTGTTTTTGAATTTGCGTTGATAAAATGGATGATTCATAATTGTGTTTGAATTGTGTAAGTGTCTAATATTATTTTTTAAGGCAAAAGCAATATTAATTAGGGTTAGATAACTTATAATTAATTCTAAACAAATATCAATAGTATCTAATTTATAATTTAGGGCCAATGTCACTTATATTTATGACCAATGTCACTTAGTTGTAAAAGTAATTTGAAGAGGAAAAGTTTCGATTTAGGTCGCTGACTTGTCATCGCTCTTGCAAGTTTAGCGTAGCGTAATTTGCGAGTTAAAGAGATTGAAGTTTTCAACTTCTCCACCTATATGCATTCTATGTAGTGCCATCCGCGTACTAACCTGCTACAGTGTATTCTGCCAGGTAGAGTCAGGCCCCTAAATCCCCGTTCCGGGGACTTGCCAGTGCTCGGCAGGAGTCATGATACATATTCATTTTAGTATTCTTATGGTTTGTTCAATTTCATTTAATACAAAGGTAATATTTTCTTTTACTTCTTTATTTGAAAATCTTAGTTCAACGATATGGTTGCTTTTTAATATTGTTGCTCTTTCCTTATCATATTCCTTTTGCTTTTCATAATGCTAAAGTAAACAAAAACCCAGCGCAGTCAACGAAAGTCCCCGGAACGGGGATTTAGGGGCGTATTGGCAGCTAATCGATGCATCACATTTTGAATCGTCCAAAAATAAGTTTATAGCTTAATTAATTAATCCTGTGATAAGTTTGTATGTCATTATTAGTAATGAATAGTGTTTGCCATGAGTAATTTGCTGTCGATAATAATCTTTCTGTTCGGGTCTTAATTTCTTAATGATAAATCCTGTTTGATGTGAGGTTACCCATATATGTCTTACATCTTTTGATTTAAATCTATTTTAGGACAAGGCAGACTGTTTTACATTAGTTACTCATAAACATCAATTAACCTGTTTATTTTTTGTTTTTTGCACTCGGATGTAAACTTGTAATAAGCAGAATCGTCTTAGACCTGAAGTTATGGTGCATGATTCATCAAAATTTTATAATTAAAATTTATGTCTGCACAATAATTGGACTACGTTTAGCTTTAATAAGAATTATAATATGAATAAGAATTTTTTATACCTGGCCATTGTTGTTGCCTTTTTTGCAGTGATAACCGGTTGTACCGATACCGGCAACGAACCCGAACCGGATGTTGATGAGCGTGATGTGTATTTAGGAGCATGGACTTGCGCTGAGAAAAGTAAGCTATATGGCAATTCCACCTACAATGTATCGATTTCTAAAATTGGTAATTTGGATTCCATTGCCGTAAGCAACTTTTACAACTTAACCAATAGCTATAAAGTGACTATGCTTATTTCATCTAATAGTGTAACCATCCCACTGCAATCGGTAAGCAATACTAACATCTCGGGTTTTGGATTGCTAAGCAACAATAAAATTAACCTTACCTATTATTGTGTTGATGGCAATGATAAGGACACGGTAACGGCTACTTATTCCAAATAAAAAGATAAGGCTATCTATAATAAAAAATGCAGCGAAATTATTCGCTGCATTTTTTTTGTATATCCATCGAAATTAAAACTGTACCACAAACTCAACTCTGCGATTGAGTGCGCGGCCCGTAGCTGTTTTGTTATTGGCCACAGGATTGGCTTCTCCAAATCCTGCTGACTTAATTCGGTTTGCATTTACTCCCTTATCTTGCAGATATTGCTTTACAGCGGCAGCACGATTTTGCGATAGAGTGAGATTTGCATTTTCATCACCTACATCATCTGTATATCCATTGATGTCTATTAAATAAGCAGGGTTATCCTGCATTACTTTTACCACATTATCAAGTATCGTAAACGATACTTTGCGTATTACATCTTTTCCTGTTTCAAATTGAATGCCTTGCAACGCTTTTTTAAATAATTCTTTTACTTCCTCTTTTATTTCGGGACATCCCTTATTGGCAGCTATTCCTGCTTCGTCAGGGCATTTATCATCTTTATCAGAAACGCCATCTTTATCACCATCGGGACATCCTTTAAGCAGGGCATCACCTGGAAGTTCAGGGCATGCATCTTCCTTGTCAGTTATGCCATCGCCATCACTATCCGGGCAACCAGAAAAGTTTTTAAGCCCCTTTAAATCAGGGCACATATCCTCTATATCGGTAACTCCATCGCCATCCGCATCAGGGCATCCATTCATGGCAAGCAGACCCGCCTCGGCAGGACATTTGTCGTCAGCATCGGCAATGCCATCGCCATCAGCATCAGGGCATCCTGCAGCAGTTACAGCGCCTTTAACCTCGGGGCACTTATCAAGAAAATCGGCTACCCCATCGGCATCCTTATCAACCGGACACCCAACTGCATCAACAGCAACTCCCAAAGGAGTTGTAGGGCATTTGTCCATACGGTCGGCAACACCATCTTTATCATTATCTTTTTTGGCGCCAATATTAAAAGTAAGACCAACTGTATGATGTAAAAACGCATCGTTAGCATCGTGCGACTCTCCATCACGCCTGTCTTTATTGGTAAGTAAAAAATGTTGCTGCAACTGTAAGTTCAATACAGGAGATAAACGAAAGTTAATTCCAAATCCGGTAGATGGTAAAATGAAATCCATTCCCTTCTTCTGAAATACTACTGCCGGTGCATTTCGTGTTTGATTAATCTTGTCATCACTAAAATTTGCAATTCCCAAACCGGCCATTAAATATGGACTAAAGAATTTATCATCATCCTTCTGCATTTTCAAACGAAGCGATAAGCAAGCATCCGTCAGAGTATTGCTAAAAGATAGCTTATCATTAATTCTTTCACTATAACCTACCTCGCCATAATTAACTCCGGCAACGATATCGAACCGCGAGCTAAGCCAACGTGATAGCGATACTCCTCCAAAAGCATAAAAGGGTTGATCGAGCCGATAGAATCCCTGCCCCAAATCACCATTATAGGTAGTGCGCCCTCCGTGCAAACCAACAGCCCATTTCTTATCTACTGTTTGAGCATTAGAAATAACAAACAATCCTAAAAGAGCACATGCTAGTAAACTTGATTTTTTCATTTGGATATAAAAAATTATGATGTTAGCGTTTAGCAAGAATTGTGCTAAGGCTAAAATCCTTTATTTAATTCGGCTACAAAGAAATAAAAAAAGCCACCCCTTGCGAGGTGGCTATCTTAACTGATTTTAGACTTAATTTTCTCACACAAGTTTCTGAGCGTACTCGCGGTTACCTATTATTGCTTTGAAAAATAGATTCCTTCGCCCAGATTCTCAAGATTCAACTCTTTGTTGAAATAACCCTTCGGTATTCCCACATTATCCAATGGCATGGCAACTACTTTTCCGGTTGCATCATATATGGTTATAGTTACACGTGCATCCTCGGTAAGATTCAATGTAAGGTTAAATAACCCTGACGATGGATTGGGAAATACACCAATCGTTCCTTGCTCATAAACTGGCTCGAGTGTTTTGCTTTGCGCATCGGTAACCACGGTTGTGTTCTTCTCTCTGGAATTAGACAATGCACCACCACAACCATTAATATAGGCTGTAAAAACACATCCTTCATTAGCCACAAACCCTGGAGTGAGGGCAACGAAACTGCCTGCATCGTACTCTACCATGGATGGCGACTGTATCATTTCGGCAGAAGAGATGGAGACACTAGCCTCGTTCTTTGTATAGCCATTCCAAACAGTATTAAAAAAAGTAGCAGTTGTGTAGCAGCCATAATATCCGGGTATGAGCGAATAGCGCGTTTCCCAACTACCATTCGGTATTTGATTTACAACCCAAAAAGCGGTTTGATCATTAGGATCGGTAACGCATTGATTATAATCGCCACCGCGGCCATCCCAATCAACCGACTGTCCGGGATAATAAAATACACCATTGGGCAATGTTCCATTAGCATCGGCACTGCTTCGGTAATTGTAAGAAGCACTTTGGTAATAACCTGCATTAAACTGACTATACGAAACCACAGCATCGTTTAGTGCATTTACACTAATGTTGGGATAATAGGTCGAAGTAGCGCCCGAACCATCATCAATGCGCCCTACATGCGTAATGCTACCAGCAACAGGATTAACACCCCACCACTGTGTTGATGATCGCGTGGTAGTGCCGGTAGCCGGCAGAAAATGGGGTGCGCACCATACAACAATCCACCACGATATACGGTGTTTGTTAACATACTTGCGCCAAAAATATTTACTGCAGTAAAGGTAGGTCCACCCAATTGTTTTGGACAAGCGGCACTATCCGTTGCAAATGGCGCCCAGGCATTAGTACCATAGCTAAAAGATTGTATCAACTGAGGTGTGCTGTTTATATACCAGGTATCAATAAAACCAGTTCCACCACTATTTGGATTGCCTGTTTTCATCAAATACAAACGATCGATGGTGTTATCATAGGTTATTGCTGGCGCTGCCAACCATAACGAATTCCATGTATAAAAATTCGCACTGCCTGCTGCATAAGCCTGGGTTTTATTAATAACATAAATTCCAGATGCGTTATTACATAATATATTTCCTGCCACACAAATCCAATCTTTATTGAAACCGAGCATGGCAAAATCCATCCATGCATTATTAGAGCCGGTTACATCAAATTCATAATAATACCAACCTGCTGTAGGATCAGAGTTATTCGAAATCATTACTCTGAATTTACTGTCGCTGCTACAACCCGTGCTTTGCAATGCAAGGGCAATCCACCTGCTGCCATAAGGATCATACACAATACGTGGGTCAAATACAAAGCCGGTCCAAGCAAAAAATGCGGCAAGTGTAACTTCACTAATAATAGCACCTGTTTGTTTATTTAAAATTCGTGCATCATCGTTGGCTAATACCACCAGATGATTAGGTCCGGCAGCTATTTGTGCATCGCTAGGATCGAGGCCGCCTTGCTGATTTCCTAAAGCAGTATAACCGGGCGACTGGCTGGTAACTTTATTTGCTCCATAAGCGGGAGGAGCGCTCAGATTGGTTTCGTTTAAATTATATACCTGGGCAGAATTGCGCATGCTGTTCTCCTTACCAAACTGTAATTCGGTCATTATGCGCTCACGGTTCTCAGCTGTGTTTTCTTCTTCATTCTCAAAAGAGAAAAACTGATGAACTGTTTGAGTCTCTGTTTTATAACGGATGTTTGCAGGTGACTGTTCGGCTTCTTTAATGGATGTTCTATAACCTGCCGGTCCGCTTAGTACTCCGGGAGT from Bacteroidota bacterium includes the following:
- a CDS encoding T9SS type A sorting domain-containing protein, which gives rise to MQLHVHGLSNHNERLEAASMQHQTFWADTSDTQILWWTDHREAYLQLKTSKFSFKNGVYDSTTLRINNVIGNKNVPTYWQGYKNGGQTKLFLTDSSFTLQLKSNSITNDYQYFKISPRVESGLLKGNRDFVRPLPSRPIVSLDLKPTGLTHLFNSQVQLIIYLSTHHYNGQQIKQSITYNFIINTFPFSRTLIDSSNIIVNIPVANKINNHVNLDLQLDASFLKDGLDNNVTDWSFKVQSRKNKLVNAKFSNITFYSEDTSEYSQYLQYKSFADYYTAQSNVTEYIGIEVATNEGTHLNGYLPDSSTNRQMLYYNGAGNNLDTFSSLIHQSGGITSYNHPFGFNGTLNSDSLQDYETDTLALHLINNSAHDATLLEVGYVDRGGADLNHHLKLWDILTANRLYLYGDGVNDNHGGNWYIERNRYSSWVWATDSSALSLIEGIKSGKMYFGDLMRFKGRFMFYVDSFEMGKRIPAVNDSGKVSIVMDSILLNSKFRLTQGLLNDNIQVTYLHNRTLFNINNPPFLDFTQPCFVRVEVTDANGKPYLFSNPVVFTEGTETKNKTAKNPSQYENEKTIENYPSNEQDTWDGEFCIYPNPTSGFISLYTQNKFINPLKIDVLNALGMVVKSIYIENPDQNISLDFSDLTSGIYLINLSSDSFKQPLKLIIK
- a CDS encoding OmpA family protein, whose protein sequence is MKKSSLLACALLGLFVISNAQTVDKKWAVGLHGGRTTYNGDLGQGFYRLDQPFYAFGGVSLSRWLSSRFDIVAGVNYGEVGYSERINDKLSFSNTLTDACLSLRLKMQKDDDKFFSPYLMAGLGIANFSDDKINQTRNAPAVVFQKKGMDFILPSTGFGINFRLSPVLNLQLQQHFLLTNKDRRDGESHDANDAFLHHTVGLTFNIGAKKDNDKDGVADRMDKCPTTPLGVAVDAVGCPVDKDADGVADFLDKCPEVKGAVTAAGCPDADGDGIADADDKCPAEAGLLAMNGCPDADGDGVTDIEDMCPDLKGLKNFSGCPDSDGDGITDKEDACPELPGDALLKGCPDGDKDGVSDKDDKCPDEAGIAANKGCPEIKEEVKELFKKALQGIQFETGKDVIRKVSFTILDNVVKVMQDNPAYLIDINGYTDDVGDENANLTLSQNRAAAVKQYLQDKGVNANRIKSAGFGEANPVANNKTATGRALNRRVEFVVQF
- a CDS encoding T9SS type A sorting domain-containing protein, yielding MSKTIGWTYLYCSKYFWRKYVNKHRISWWIVVWCAPHFLPATGTTTRSSTQWWGVNPVAGSITHVGRIDDGSGATSTYYPNISVNALNDAVVSYSQFNAGYYQSASYNYRSSADANGTLPNGVFYYPGQSVDWDGRGGDYNQCVTDPNDQTAFWVVNQIPNGSWETRYSLIPGYYGCYTTATFFNTVWNGYTKNEASVSISSAEMIQSPSMVEYDAGSFVALTPGFVANEGCVFTAYINGCGGALSNSREKNTTVVTDAQSKTLEPVYEQGTIGVFPNPSSGLFNLTLNLTEDARVTITIYDATGKVVAMPLDNVGIPKGYFNKELNLENLGEGIYFSKQ